AAATCCTGGAGTTCCAGGTTGCTGCGCTCCAGCTCGGCGGCGTACCGGCGCAGTTTTTCTTCGTTGAGTTTTTGCTGGGTAATGTCGTGAATAAAGCCGGTGTATACTTTGCGGTCGGCTAGTTCTACTTCGCTGATGCTTAAGTAAAAAGGAAAGGTGGTGCCGTCTTTGCGTAAACCGGTTACTTCGCGACCAATCCCAATGATTTTTTTGCGGCCGGTTGTGTGGTAATTGTGCATGTAGCCGTCGTGGCGGGAATGGTCGGGTTCCGGCATGAGCACGTTAATGCTTTTCCCCAGCAACTCCTGGGCTTCGTAGCCAAACAAGCGGGCCGCCGAAGGGTTTACCATTTCGATCATGCCCCGGATATCAATGGTGATAATGCCATCTACCGCCGCCTGAATTATAGAGGTGATTTTGTTTTCGCTTTCGCGCAGGGCAGCTTCGGCTTTTTTTAAATTACTGATGTCGTGAATAATGCCCGTAAAAATTTGCTTATCCTGGAGGTTTACTTCACTGATGCTGAGTAAAAACGGAAACACGGTGCCGTCTTTGCGGCGGCCCAGTACTTCGCGGCCTTTTCCTATTATTTGAGCTATTCCGGTGTGGTGGTAGTTTTCAAGGTAACTATCGTGCTGGCTGCGGTCGGGTTCCGGCATCAGCATTTTTACATTTTGCCCGATTATTTCGGATGGTTCGTACCCAAAAATACGCGCTGCCGCCGGGTTTACAGTTTCTATGATGCCGCGGCGGTCGATGGTAATAATGCCATCGATGGCCGTGTTGATAATAGCTTGCAACCGCGTTTTATCATCTATGTTTTGCTCCAAAGTTCAGGTTTTTAGCAAGAGTTCTTATGTACAAAGATAAACACCTTGCTTTTACGTTTTCAATAAAAAGGTGGTAGTAAAAAGCCTTTATTGGCTTTAAAATTTAAAAATTAGCCACCTGTTAGTGATCGTTACTTAATTAATATGGGTTAAAAGTACCAGCACTTCTCCGAAAGGATAACTTAAGAGATTACTCCGGCCATGCTAGGCGGGGTTAGTTACGGGTATCCGATACGGTTTTGCCGGCAGGCTTAGTAGCGGCAAGGAAGTTTGATGCAATAATTGTTTGGTAAGACTTTTATGAAATAATTTTTCCAGAAAAGGACGTTCCTGCATAGCCACGGCTAAAACATCGGCCTGCGTTTCCTGTATAAATTCCTGAATACCTGCTTTAATGTTGTTTTGTTTTTTCTGTGCCACGCAAAAAGCATTTGTCGGGAATTGTTTTTGAATTTCTTTAATTATTTGCGCATCATCTACCAGATCTAACTGGCGCTCTGATTTAATGTTTACGATAGATACTTGCGCTTGAAAAGTTGCGGCTACCCCAAATAGTTGTTGCAGGTAATTTTTTTCGGTGTTTTCGAAGCTGGAGGCATAGGCAATGTTTTTAATGCCCTTATAAGTTACTCCCATGGGGATTGCTAAAACCGGGCAGTGCGCTTCCTGCATAAACCCGAAGGTATTGGTGCCAATTAAATTGGTGACAAAATCGCCGGCATCTTTAGTGCCCATTATAACTAAATCTACCTGGTTAACTTTCACCAGCTCGTTCAGGTCCGTGAACAGGTAACCGTGCTGGCAAATGGTAGTAATGTTGATCCCTGGGTATTGTTTTTTTAAATTTTCGGAAATTTGGTTTAACTCAGCGGTATAATCTTCCGGCAGGTTCCAGTCTACGGGCATGGTGAGGTTGCCATCCAGGGGCGTTATGGGCCGGGCAATGACGTGCGCCAAAATTATTTTTCCGGCGAGTTCCTGCGCTAAACCAGCAGCGTATTGTAAAGCGTGTTGGGCGTTTTCAGAAAAGTCGGTTGGTACCAGAATTGTTTTCATCGCTTTATCAGTTAAGTGAATTTTTAAAATTTTAAAAAAACTGGAAAGCTGTAACTGCTTTTACCGGTTAGTTACAAAACTAAATTCGGCGGTATGTTTTATATATGATACGAATCTTTTGGGAACATGATTTTTATCATGTTTTTGTTTCGGATAGTTTTATGTAGTTGGCGGGTTGTTGTTTGGAGCCTTTTCAGGGCTCCAGGCTCAGGTGCTATCTAGTTTGAGATTTCAAGTTTTGCCTCATGGCCGGCGGGCCTCATTTGGCTCTCTCGCACTTGCTAGCCTTCCTTTCCTCGCTCCGCTGCGGAATTTTGCTGCGCAAAACCAGAACCCTAGCAGGTGCTCAATAGCCAAACTGGTGTCTTTGCGCTTAGCATTGGAAATTCTACCATTTTACTAACTTATTTTTCTAGAACATCGTGTCTTTTCGAGTCTGACGAGAAATCCAAAGCATACTGCCTTGATTTATCGGGCCTATAAAATGGTATGTATTAGGTGTTTCGACAGGCTCAACAGGACTTTTTAATTATTGAGCAATAGGTTGGTCCAATCGTAAACATTAAAAACTTCAGTCATAAATCTTAACAGATTATTAATCTAAACTATTGTGCGCCCTAAAAACGGTAACTAAGCGCCACTGACACCAGTTTGGCTGTTGAGCACCTGCTAGGGTTCTGGTTTTGCGCAGCAAAATTCCGCAGACGGAGTCGAGGAAAGGAAGGCTAGCAAGTGCGAGAGAGCCAAACGAGGCCCGCCGGCCACGAGGCAAAACTTGAAATCTCAAACTAGATAGCACCTGAGCCTGGAGCCCTGAAAAGGCTCCAAAGAATAACGTTTAACAAGTTTATGCTTATAAATAAAAGAAGATAATATCTCATCAAGAGAAATAGCTCTTACAGGAAATGGTAAGGCAAATTGAAAAATCAATAACTAGATAAATTTTATTCTGTTGCCTGTAACCTGCTAGAAAGTAGCTCCGTATAAACATAGTGTAAACGAACTAAGGTAGAAATGCTTTAGTAAAAAGAAAAGCCAGACTTAAAACGCCTGGCTTTTTTGTTTCTATCTCCGACAAATCAAAATTTTTAAATTTTTCTCTTTTTTACCTTCCCCCCGGCGGACAATGTTGTTTTAAATAATTGGTGTACAACGTAGATAAATGTTCCTGGGTGCCGATACCTTCCGAAATGCTGTGCGAGCGGTTGGGGTAGGGCATCACCTGAAATTGCTTGTTGTGTTTAATCAGCTCGTTAATCAGTTGCTCGGCGTTGTTGTAATGCACGTTGTCGTCACCGGTACCGTGGATGTAAAGTAAATTGCCGCGCAGGTTTTTGGCGTAAGTTATGGGGGAGCCTTTTACAAAATCTTCTTTGTTTTCCTGGGGCAAGCCCATGTAACGTTCCTGGTAAATATTGTCGTAGGTAAGCTGGTTACCCACGGCGGCTACTGCTATGCCGGTTTTATAAATCTGCGGGTACTGGAATAACAAGTTTAACGTAGCCGAGCCACCGCCGCTCCAACCCCAAACCGCCACCCGCGAGGTATCCACAAACGGCATTTTCAAAATTTCTTTTGCCGCCAGGGCTTGGTCTTTAATGTTGATTAAGCCAATTTTGCGGTAAACGCTTTTGCGCCATTCCCGGCCTTTGGGCACCGGTGTACCGCGGTTATCCATACCTACATACACGTAGCCGTCCTGGGCCATATTGCCACGGTACAAACGGTTGCTGCCAATGCCGTACTCGTCTTTCACAATCTGGCCCCAAGGTTCGGTGTACACGTAAAATATTACCGGGTATTTTTTAGTTTTATCCAGATTAGCGGGTTTAAGCATCCAGGCATCCATTTCTACGCCTTCGCTGGTTTTAATTTTTAAAAATTCCAGGTTGGTTTTTGCTTTGTCAGCTTTGGCCAAGGCATCGGCTACGGCGCTGGTTTTATCCAGCGGTTTATGGTCGGGCAGGCTTACCCATTCGGTAGCCAAAGGCGTGTAGTAGTTGCTAAGCTGGTGCCGGGCAAATTGGGCGTTGGGTGATAACACGTAGTCGTGCGTACCGGGTTGGGTAGCGGGCGAGAGGCGTTGGGCCTGGCCTTTACCGTTCAGGCGGGTACGGTACAAATACGCTTGCGTGGCATTTTCGGGCGAAGCCATAAAATACACCATTCCCTCGGGCTCCGCTATTTTTACAATTTCCATAACGTCGTAATTGCCCCGGGTAACCAGGGTTTCTTTTTTACCATCGCGACTGATCCGGTACAAGTGGCGCCAGCCGTCTTTCTCGCTGGCCCACAAAAACTCCTGGCCTTTACTGAGCCAATCCCAACCGCCGGTGGCGTATTTCTGATCCCAGGAAGGTAAAATATCAATCCAGGCGGCATCGTGTTCCTCGTAAATTGGAGTAACCTTGCCGGTGCCAGCCTGACCAATAAACAAACGACTGGTGTTTTGTTTGCGATTGAGTTGCTGCAAAATAACCTCGTTCGGGTTAGCGGTCCATTCCAGGCGCGGCACGTAATGCTGGCGCGGGTCGCCGGGGATTTGCAGCCAGGTGGTTTTGGACGAGGCTACGTCTACAATCCCAATTTTGTAAGGGGACGGCGCTTCGCCGGCAACGGGGTATTCCACGGGCTGGATCTGGGAGTACACCGAATCCGTGAGGTTGAACATAAAGTAATCTTTTACCTGGTTGGCATCGATTTGCCAGTAAGCAATCTTTTTCCCATCGGGACTCCACCGGAAACCATTGCGGCAGAAAAACTCTTCTTCGTAGGCCCAATCAAAAGTACCGTTAATCAACTTACGGGTGCCATCGGTAGTAAGAGCCTTGGTAGTTTTGGCGGATAAATCTTCCACGTAGATGTTGTGCTGACTCACGTAGGCTACTAGGTTGCCATCAGGCGAAAACTGCGCGAACATTAAACTGGCCGTTGGCTGGTTTTTACCTACTTGCGCTAAGCTTTGGTTTTTTAAATCATACACCCAGTAATCGCCCCGGGTATGTGCCCGCCACACTTTGCGGGTATTGGTAAAAAGCAAAATCTTCTGCTCATCCGGCGAAAAAGAAAAGCTGCGGAAAGCCAGGGGAGTAGTTTGGCCCGTCGGGATTAACTTTTCTTTTGCTAGCATTACCTGTTTTTCGCGCGCCGGCAACGTAAATTTTACCAGATTCCCTTCTTCCTGCTGCACAAAAGCGTTCCCGGATTTCAACCAGATTAGAGCTCCGCTGTTTTGCGCTAAAGCCGGATTTATTTGGCAAGTGATAGCCAGTAGAACAAGCCAAAATTTTAAAAATTTAAAATTCATGAAGTAAAATTAAGAATGATGTATTTAGTGGCAAGTAATAGTATTATGGGCTAAGTTTAAGACTTTACCCTGGTTTTTTCAGTAGTGGGGACACTAAATCCAGCAGAAATTTAAAAATTTAAACTTATTCCTGTTGGTTCTCCGCTGGCGCGAGCGTCTTCGCCTTATCTTGTTCCATAAAAAACGTAGAAACAAAGAAAGCAGAAAGAAAGCTAGAAATATGGAAGAGAGTTGGGGTAGCAGAGAGTTCCAAGATTGTGCCGTGGAAGATAGAAGAGAAGCCCACAGCCTGTCTTTGTTAGCCGATCGGTTGCTAGCGCATCCCGAGCTGGCTTTTAGCAGTGCGGCCGGTAGTAATTTGCGCCGGGCCGCCTGGCGCATCTTCTCCAAAGAGGAGGTAGACCTCAGTTGTGGCCATTACCGGCAAACGGCGCAACGCTGTGCCCAGCAGCAGGTGGTGCTGGTTTCCGACAGCGAGTCGGACTTCTACGAGTATCTATCCGCCCCCCGGTCGGCCAACGTGGAGTTGCTGTATCGGGTGCACCACCTGCAGCGGTATGTTTATTACCAAGCAGAGCGCCTGCCACTGGGGCAGGTAAGTTGTCGTAATGCGGTTAGCCGGTCTGTTTTGTTACCTGCAACCAAGCAGCGGCAGGAGCGCACTGCCCAGTTGCAGGTGAGTTGGGGCGAGTTGGTTTGCCCGCCCTCCTGGGATAAAAAAGGAGCAGCAATAGTGCTGTGGCTAGTGAAGGCGATCGAAGTAGCCCCGCCACCGGGAGAGGAGCCGGTGGCCTGGTATCTGCTCACCACCAGTAACGTAGGGGATGAAGCCACGGCGCTACTATTGCTCGACTACTACCGCAAACGGTGGATTATTGAGCGCTGGCACTTGGTTTTAAAGGACGGACTACAGGTGGAGCGGCTGCAGTTTAACACCTTTCAACGCCTGTCCCAGGCTATTGCCCTGCTCTCGATTGTTGCCTGGCAGTTGCTGTGGCTCAAGCAACTGGCGGGGCAAAGCCCGGACATGAAGGCCGAGCAAGTCTTTGAGCCCTTGCAAGTGGAGCTATTGGAAAAGCAAACAGCCCAAAAGAAACTTTCCGTGAAGGTAGCTCTGATCACCATTGCGGCTCTGGCGGGGTTTACTCCCTCTAAAAAGCAGCCATTACCCGGAGAAAAAACCATCTGGAGAGCTTGGCATATTTTCACCAGCATGTGTCACGGGTATAAACTCGCTCAACAGAAAACTTATGGTACAGGATAAGGTTTGCAGCTCGTACCCTATTTGCCCCGATAACCAAAACCGAACAAAGTATGCAGGGCAATGTTGGGCACTGTAGCGGTGCCGCCATCCAGCAAAGGCATGCGGGCCCAGGCGGCAGTGAGTTTTACTTCGGGCCGGAAGAACCAATGCTCGGCTACGCTTAAAGGCGGACCAACTGCCGCTTGCACGCATATACCAGAAATATGATAACCGCCACCCAAAAAGCTTTTAACCGGGTTAATGGCCTGGCCGCGGATGCGTCCTTCGGGGTGCCCAATCACTAGGCCCAAACCTACCCGAAATATACTGGGTGAGTTTCTAAAAGGTAAAGTGTGGCTAATTATGGCTAGATTGTAGCCGTGCGATACTTCAAAATGCTGGATGTCGGGGGTGGGATTTTGCAGATACACTTTGTGGTGCACCAGTTCGGCGCTCCATTTTTGGTAACCTACCCGGTAGGCATAATACGGCGAGCCGTGCCAGGGGCGGGTATGGTAGCGGGCCCGCAACCGGATCGCGTCCTGGCCGGGTTGTTCGATGCGCAACGGGGTAGGCAAGCTCCAGGAAGTACCGGCAAACACCTCGGCGGTTAAGCCTTGCCCAATAGCTGAAACACGACTAATTGCTACCAGCAGGAAAGCAAATAAGAAGCGATAACTTACCTTAAGTTTCACGTTTGCCCGATGTAACGATGGATTTATTGTAACTCATCTAAGAATTTAACGGACGAATGCTCCGGGAGTTGAGGCGGTAAATACGGGTTTAATCCGGGTAAATAGCGGGATGTACCTTATTGGGCGAAGGGGAACTTGATTGAAAAAACAGGATTAAATCCTTTTAATTTCCGTTTCGGGCTAAGCTAAAAGGGCATTCTACTGCAAAATTCGATAGCCTTTCAGGCAGATCCATTGCAAAAAAGATAGAAGCATTTTGGTAATGGCAAATTTGTATTTAGTAAATATATTTTTGTATTATCATTTATAATTATCTATTTTTAAAGACTCTTCTTTCGGGCCAGCGGAATTCAAGTGCCATTTACCTTTAAATATTCCGTTGCCACAATCCTTTCTTCCATTTTGTTGATCAAACAATTTAAAATCCAAGAATTATGTATTTACGATTACATCGTTTTTACCGGAGCTATTTATGCTGGAACCGGAAGCAAAGTTGGCGTTGCTTCTTTGTTAGCTTGCTTCTTCAAGGAGTTTTGCCGGTAGCTATTTTTGCTCAAACTAAATTATGGGATAAGACTATTGGGAGCGATAGTTACGACGATTTATACTCGCTCCAACAAACCCTGGATGGTGGGTTTATTTTGGGTGGTTATTCTGCTTCCGGTAAAAGCGGTAATAAATCAGAATCCAGTAAAGGATATCATGATTACTGGGTAGTAAAACTAAATGCTAATGGCAACCAACAATGGGATAAAACCATCGGCGGTAATTTCAGCGATGATTTAGCTATGTTGCGTCAAACTCAGGATGGCGGGTATATTCTGGGCGGTACTTCTTTTTCGGGCAAAAGCGGCGATAAAACCCAAAGCAACCAAGGTCATAATGATTACTGGGTAGTGAAGTTAAAAGCGGATGGAAGTAAAGATTGGGATAAATCTTTCGGCGGAAATGCAGAAAACTATCTAACCGCTATTCAACAAACCCGCGATGGTGGGTTTATTCTAGGTGGATATTCTTCATCGGGAAAAAGCGGCGATAAATCTCAGGAATCTAAAGGAAGCTTTGATTTTTGGGTAGTGAAGATAAAGGCCGATGGTACCAAAGAATGGGATAAAAGTTTTGGCGGCAACAATAGCGATTTATTGTACGCTCTTCAGCAGACCAACGATGGAGGTTATATTTTGGGTGGCACTTCCGCTTCGGGCAAAACCGGGGACAAAACGCAAAGCAATAAAGGCGATTGTGGCAATTTCGAGTGTATTACCACGGATTATTGGGTAGTGAAACTAAACCAAGATGGCTCTAAAGCCTGGGATAAAACTTACGGCGGCAATGCTGCTGACCGGTTAAGAACTTTACAACAAACCCAGGATGGTGGGTTTATTCTCGGTGGTCACTCCCGTTCTGAAAAAAGCGGCGACAAAACAAGTGCCGGTGAAGGTGAAAATGATTATTGGATAATAAAGCTAAATAACAACGGCAACAAAGTCTGGGACAAAACTTTCGGGGGCCAGAATAATGATTATTTGTATTCTCTCCAACAAACTACTAGTGGCGGGTATCTGCTGGGAGGAAGCTCTAAATCAGAAAAAGGCGGTGATAAAAGCCAGGCCAGTATAGGAACTAGCGATTTCTGGGTAGTAAAATTAAGAGCGGATGGGAGTAAAGAATGGGATAAAACCATGGGTGGTAACGGCGAAAGCTATTTATCTGCTCTAATCCAGGCAAACGATGGTGGGTACATTCTGGGAGGTGTTTCTTCTTCCGGGAAAAGCCAGGATAAAACCGAAGATTCTAAAGGCGGATTTGATTTCTGGGTAGTGAAACTAACTACCCTGGTAACAGCTCAATGGAATATGCGCTACGGCGGTTCGGGAAAAGACAACTTTACAACTGCTATTAGAACAAAAGACGGCGGTTATTTATTTGGCGGATTTACCACATCAGGAGCGAGCGGAGATAAAAGCCAGGCGAGCCAGGGTAAAAACGATTACTGGATCGTGAAATCAGATAAAAACGGGAAAAAACTCTGGGAAAAAAGCTTCGGGGGCCAGGAAGATGATTACTTAAACAAGATAATTCAAACCGCGGACGGCGGGTACTTACTAGCCGGTTCCACGTATTCCGGAAAGAGTGGCGATAAAAGCCAGACCAGTAGAGGCGACCGGGACTATTGGGTAGTAAAAGTAGATCAACAAGGCACCAAAGAGTGGGACAAACGTTATGGCGGCAGCGGCAGCGACGAACTGAAACAAGTCCTGCAATTATCATCTGGCGCTTACGTATTGGCCGGCACCACCAACTCTCCTGCTACCGGCGACATTTCGCAGCCCAGCTTAGGCAAACAAGATTACTGGGTGATCAAGATTAATTCTGCGGGCACGCACCTTTGGAACAAGCGCTTTGGCGGAAGTGCGGATGAAACTTTGGAAAGTATAGTGTTAACCCAAGACGGAGGCTTTCTTTTAGGAGGATCTTCTGATTCTAACAACAGCGGAGACAAAAGCGAAAACAGTAAGGGAGGCAGCGATTACTGGCTGGTACGAATCAGTGATACTGGCCAGAAAGTATGGGATAAAACCTATGGCGGTAGCGGCGAAGACAAACTCATGGCTTTGGCTAGTACGGGAGCAACCACCGGTAACTACATTTTAGGCGGTACGAGCAGCTCGGGTAAAAGCGGAGACAAGAGCCAGCCGAACCAGGGTGGGAAAGATTACTGGATACTCCAGGTTTTTGACACCGGTAAAAAAATGTGGGATAATCGTTATGGAGGTAGCGGCGATGATGAATTACGCACGATCCGACTTACCGCCGCTGGCGGTTACTTGTTAGGTGGTAGTTCTACTTCCGGAGCAAATGGCAATAAAAGTCAAGATAGTCAGGGAGCGAGTGATTACTGGTTACTGCAAACCAACAATAAAGGAGAGAAAGAATGGGATCAGCGCTTTGGAGGCAGTGCCAAAGAAGAGTTGCGGGCGGTAGTACCTACCACCGATGGTGGGTACTTACTGGGCGGCCGCTCCGACTCTGGCGAGAGTGGCGATAGAACCCAGCCCAGCCAGGGAGGTACCGATTATTGGCTCGTGAAAATAGCCCCGGTTTCCAGTTCCATTGTAGCCAGCCGGGAAATTAGCTCGGTAGAAGAAGTAGGTGAAGCACCGCCCATGCAATTAAACGCTTATCCAAATCCATTTGGCGACCAATTAGCCATTAGCTTTACTTTACCCGAAACCCAACCTGCCACTGTACTTATCTATGATAGCCAGGGTAGAGCCATCGCCACCTTGTTCCAGGGAGAAGCAAAAGCCCATCAAACCTATGAATTAAACTGGCAGGCAAGTAAAAAAGCAGCGGGTTTATATTTTCTGCAACTGCAATCGGCTACTAAAAAACAACAATTAAAGCTGCTGCTAGCGAAGTAAACCAACTTTAGCGGAAGCGATAAGGTAGCGAAGGGGCTTACCTTTGTAGCTTCAGGCTCTGTTTCAAATTCTGCAGCAGTATATTATCTGAGTTAGAGTAAAATAGTTTCTGTGCCATCATTTAAACAAACTTCTGTGGAAGCTAACCGGATGCTGGACTAAGCTATGAGGAAACAACTCAGCCTGGTTTTTTAAAAAATCATTTGAATTTACGGTTTAAGTTAAATGCAAACAGTATGAAAAAGTATATATTCTTGGTGTTAGTAATAGCCGGCCATTGTGTGCCGGTATCATTGTCTTACAGCCAGACGCCAGGCCCTGCCTGGTCCGATAAAATGGCCACTACAGCCATGACGATCTGGAAAGATTCGCTGGTAGTACAGCCTGGTAAACCAGTTACCTGGAACTCCGACGAAGGATTGGTGCTGGAAGGTTTTACAAACATTTGGCGAAGAACCGCTAAAGGCGAATATTTTAAGTTCATGCAGACCAGTATGAACCGATTTGTGCAAAACGACGGCTCTATTGCCCGGTACAACCCCGCGGAGCAGCAACTAAATAATTTAAAAAATGGCCGGATTTTATTAACCCTGCATAAAGTAACCCTGCAGAATAAATACTACCAGGCAGCCACTTTACTACGTCAACAATTATCCACCCAGCCCCGCACCAAAGAAGGTAGCTTCTGGCACCAGAAATTATATCCTTATCAAACCTGGCTCGAAGATTTGTACCTGGCACAGCCTTTTTACGCCGAGTACGCGGCCACCTTTAATCGGCCGGAGGCTTTCGATGACATTGCGAACCAGTTTATTAACCTAGAGCAACACGTGCGGGATACCAAGACCGGCTTATTACATCCTGGTTGGGACGAATCGAGAAAGCAAACGGGCACGGATAAAAGCAGTAATGCAGCTTCGGATTTCTGGGGCCGCGGCATGGGCTGGTTCGGCATGGGCTTGGTAGATGTGCTGGAGTATTTTCCGACGAATCACCCACAACGGGCCGCTTTACTGCAAATGCTGGGGCGTTTTGCCGCGGCCGTAGAAAAAGTACAGGACCCCCAATCAGGATTATGGTACCATATTTTAGATAAACCCACGGCTCCCCACAACTTTCCGGAAGCTTCGGCGTCTAATATGCTGGTTTATACCCTGGCCAAAGGGGTGAGATTGGGATTTTTACCGATCAAATACGAAGCGGTGGCGCAAAAAGGCTACGCCGGAATTACGAAAGAATTTGTTAAAACCGATGAAGCGGGTCAGGTAAATCTGCATGGTACCGTTAAAGTTGCGGATCCAGGCGGAAGTCCTTACCGCGACGAAAGTTCTGATTTTTTACGCAGTGAAAAGCGGGTAGTCAATGATCCCAAAGGCGTGGGCGCTTTCTTACTAGCCGCTAATGAAATGGAGCTGCGGGTTATTCCTGCGGTGGGCAAAGGAAAAACCATTTTACTGGACGGGTATTTTAATAACGAGTTTATGAAAGATGCCAGCGGCCAAACCATTCCGTTTCATTACAAGTGGGAAGAGCAAGGGAATAACGGCTTTTCTTTACTAGGCGACCACGCCCGCTACCGGGGTGCCCAAACTTTAGAACTAAAACAAGCGCCCACCACCGAAAATTTAAAAAAAGCCAGTGTTTACATTATCGTGGACCCAGATACCGAAAAAGAAACAGCCCAGCCCAATTATGTAGAACCGGCGCACGTAAAAGTTATTTCGGATTGGGTGAAAAACGGGGGCGTGCTGTTACTCATGGGCAACGATTTACCCAATGCTGAATTCGACCGGTTTAATACTTTGGCTCAGGCATTCGGGATAGAATTCAAAAAAGAAACTAAAAACAAAGTGGTAGGCAATCAGTTTGAAATGGGAAAAATTGTGGTGCCGGCCAATCATTCCATTTTCAAAACAGGTCGTCAGCTTTTTATGAAAGACATTAGTACTTTAACCCTGAAAGCGCCCGCCAAATCTGTTCTGGATCACAAAGGCGACGTAGTAATGGCGGTGGCTAAGGTAGGCAAAGGTACCGTGTTTGCCGTAGGCGATCCCTGGCTCTACAACGAGTACACCGATGGCCGCCGGCTGCCGGCCGAGTACCAGAATTTTGAAGCGGGTACCGATTTATTAAACTATTTGCTTAGCCAGGTACCCGCGCCCAATAATAATTAAAAAACAAAGGTAGCCATAAGCATCATAAAAGGATTAGAAGAACATTGGTGCGACCCTGAATTCTGATGGCAGGAACCTGTTCTGTAGTTTTATAAATAAAATTGTTTTGCCGAACCTGATTTAAATCTTATCTAGTAAGCCAATAACAAACTATAAAACTAACTTATTTAAAACAGACCTGATGAGAATAGTTGTTTTGGGTGCCACCGGTACCATTGGCAAAGCCGTAGCGGAGTTGTTTCGGGAAAAAGGCCATGAAGTAATTGCCGTTTCCCGTTCTTCGGAGCCAGCGGTAGATATTGAAAATCCGGCCAGTATTCCGGCTTTTTTTGAGCAAGTAGGCGAGGTAGATGCCATTGTGAGTGCGGCGGGAAGCGCGGCATTTGTGGCGCTACAAGATTTAACCGAAGAACAAATTCAGTTGAGTTTAAC
The sequence above is a segment of the Adhaeribacter swui genome. Coding sequences within it:
- a CDS encoding IS4 family transposase; amino-acid sequence: MFHKKRRNKESRKKARNMEESWGSREFQDCAVEDRREAHSLSLLADRLLAHPELAFSSAAGSNLRRAAWRIFSKEEVDLSCGHYRQTAQRCAQQQVVLVSDSESDFYEYLSAPRSANVELLYRVHHLQRYVYYQAERLPLGQVSCRNAVSRSVLLPATKQRQERTAQLQVSWGELVCPPSWDKKGAAIVLWLVKAIEVAPPPGEEPVAWYLLTTSNVGDEATALLLLDYYRKRWIIERWHLVLKDGLQVERLQFNTFQRLSQAIALLSIVAWQLLWLKQLAGQSPDMKAEQVFEPLQVELLEKQTAQKKLSVKVALITIAALAGFTPSKKQPLPGEKTIWRAWHIFTSMCHGYKLAQQKTYGTG
- a CDS encoding S9 family peptidase yields the protein MNFKFLKFWLVLLAITCQINPALAQNSGALIWLKSGNAFVQQEEGNLVKFTLPAREKQVMLAKEKLIPTGQTTPLAFRSFSFSPDEQKILLFTNTRKVWRAHTRGDYWVYDLKNQSLAQVGKNQPTASLMFAQFSPDGNLVAYVSQHNIYVEDLSAKTTKALTTDGTRKLINGTFDWAYEEEFFCRNGFRWSPDGKKIAYWQIDANQVKDYFMFNLTDSVYSQIQPVEYPVAGEAPSPYKIGIVDVASSKTTWLQIPGDPRQHYVPRLEWTANPNEVILQQLNRKQNTSRLFIGQAGTGKVTPIYEEHDAAWIDILPSWDQKYATGGWDWLSKGQEFLWASEKDGWRHLYRISRDGKKETLVTRGNYDVMEIVKIAEPEGMVYFMASPENATQAYLYRTRLNGKGQAQRLSPATQPGTHDYVLSPNAQFARHQLSNYYTPLATEWVSLPDHKPLDKTSAVADALAKADKAKTNLEFLKIKTSEGVEMDAWMLKPANLDKTKKYPVIFYVYTEPWGQIVKDEYGIGSNRLYRGNMAQDGYVYVGMDNRGTPVPKGREWRKSVYRKIGLINIKDQALAAKEILKMPFVDTSRVAVWGWSGGGSATLNLLFQYPQIYKTGIAVAAVGNQLTYDNIYQERYMGLPQENKEDFVKGSPITYAKNLRGNLLYIHGTGDDNVHYNNAEQLINELIKHNKQFQVMPYPNRSHSISEGIGTQEHLSTLYTNYLKQHCPPGGR
- a CDS encoding universal stress protein, which gives rise to MKTILVPTDFSENAQHALQYAAGLAQELAGKIILAHVIARPITPLDGNLTMPVDWNLPEDYTAELNQISENLKKQYPGINITTICQHGYLFTDLNELVKVNQVDLVIMGTKDAGDFVTNLIGTNTFGFMQEAHCPVLAIPMGVTYKGIKNIAYASSFENTEKNYLQQLFGVAATFQAQVSIVNIKSERQLDLVDDAQIIKEIQKQFPTNAFCVAQKKQNNIKAGIQEFIQETQADVLAVAMQERPFLEKLFHKSLTKQLLHQTSLPLLSLPAKPYRIPVTNPA
- a CDS encoding sensor histidine kinase, with protein sequence MEQNIDDKTRLQAIINTAIDGIITIDRRGIIETVNPAAARIFGYEPSEIIGQNVKMLMPEPDRSQHDSYLENYHHTGIAQIIGKGREVLGRRKDGTVFPFLLSISEVNLQDKQIFTGIIHDISNLKKAEAALRESENKITSIIQAAVDGIITIDIRGMIEMVNPSAARLFGYEAQELLGKSINVLMPEPDHSRHDGYMHNYHTTGRKKIIGIGREVTGLRKDGTTFPFYLSISEVELADRKVYTGFIHDITQQKLNEEKLRRYAAELERSNLELQDFAYVSSHDLQEPLRKIQAFGDRLLTREHANLSDQGKDYLERMLNAASRMQNLINDLLAFSRVTTKSKPFVRVSLDKIVTEVLSDLEITIEQTNTDIQRTALPEIEAEPTQMRQLFQNLISNAIKFRKENTQPVVKIYWRSLQRQAHLTATPGDEQVEISIEDNGIGFDEKYLDRIFNIFQRLEGQKYEGSGIGLAICRKIAIRHGGDITARSQVGVGTRFIITLATKQPQE